In the Rhizobium sp. SSA_523 genome, AGGCCGTTGGCGAACTGCAGGGCCAGGGCGTCAACAAGATCATTGCGCTGACCCATGTCGGCTACAACAAGGACAAGGAAATCGCCGCGGCGGTCGACGGCATCGACGTGGTGGTCGGCGGTCACAGCCACACCTATCTGTCCTCGACCGATCCGAAATCCTCCGGCCCCTATCCGACCATGGTGAAGAACCCGTCGGGCGCGGAGATTCCGGTCGTCACCGCCTATGCCTATTCCAAATATCTGGGCGAGCTGACCGTGACCTTCGACGATAGCGGCGTGGTGAAATCGGCCGAAGGCGCGCCGAAGCTGCTCGATGCCTCCGTCACGCCGGACGAGGCCTATGTGGCGAAGGTCAAGGAGCTTGGCGCGCCGCTGGAAGAGCTGAAGAAGAAGGTCGTCGGCACTTCGGAAGGCGACATCAATGGTGACCGCAAGGCCTGCCGCGCCGTCGAGTGCTCCATGGGCAATCTCGTGGCGGATGCCTCGCTTGCCCGCGTCAAGGACCAGGGCATCACCATTGCGATCGTCAATGGCGGCGGCTTGCGCGCCTCCATCGATCAGGGTGACGTCACCATGGGCGAAGTCCTGACGGTCCTGCCCTTCCAGAACACCATTGCCACGTTCCAGATCAAGGGGGCCGACCTGAAGGCCGCGCTCGAAAACGGCGTGAGCCAGATGGAAGATGGTGCCGGCCGCTTTGCCCAGGTCGGCGGCATGAGCTACTCCTTCGACCGCTCCAAGCCCGTCGGGTCGCGCGTCAGCAATGTCATGGTCAAGGAAGGCGACGGCTTCGTGCCGCTCGATTTGGAAAAGACCTATGGCGTGGTAACCAATAACTACGTGCGCGGCGGCGGCGACGGTTTCAAGATGTTCGCGACCAATGCCGTAAACGCCTATGATTTCGGACCGAACCTGGAGCAGGCGGTAGCCGATTACATCAGCGCCAACTCGCCTTACAAGCCCTATACCGACGGCCGCATCAAGGATATCACGCCTGCGGATTACGTCGCACCGGCCAAGACGGCCGCAGCACCTGCTGCTCCGGCATCTCCCGCTCCCGCGAACCCTGCCCCGGCCACCACGGCCCAGGCGCCCGCAACGCCTGCCCCGGCAACGCCTGCCCCGGCAGCACCTGCCCCCGCAGCGCCTGCCGCCACGGCCCAGGCGCCAGCAGCAGCCCCTGCTCCGGCAGCGCCTGCTCCCGCAGCTCCGGCAACCACAGCCCAGACTCCAGCGGCTCCGGCAACCGCTCCGGCAGCCGCCCCGGCAGCAGCAGGTCCGAAGACCTACACGGTCGTGAAGGGCGATTCGCTCTGGAAGATCGCCGAGGCCACTTATGGCGATGGCGAGGCATGGAAGAAGATTGCCGAGGCCAACCGCCTGCGTCGTCCCAACCTCATCGCGGTCGGCACGCAACTGGAACTGCCGGCCAACTGACGCGGGCCAGCCACGGGCCTGCGGGCTGACCACAGGTCCGCGGACTATATGTCACGACGGCATGCCGGCCCGGGGGCTTTCCCGGGCCGTTTTTTGTTTCTACATAGAACCAGCCGCGCCGGCCGACGTAATAAGAGCCGGCCCAGTCTTCTTGTCTCAGGAAACCGCAATGATGAACGCATCCGTCACGCCCCTCCCTGCCGATCACCCAGAGGTCCGCTTCGGCAAGGTCGGCGTTCTGCTCGTCAATCTCGGCACGCCGGACGGCACGGATTACAAATCCATGCGCCGCTATCTCGAGGAGTTTCTGACCGACCGCCGCGTGATCGAATGGCCGCGGGCGCTGTGGTATCCGATCCTCTACGGCATTGTCCTGAACAAGCGGCCGCAAAAGGTCGGCAAGGCCTATGAATCGATCTGGAACAAGGATCTCGACGAAAGCTACCTGCGCACCTATACCCGCAACCAGGCGGAGATATTGGCCGAGCGGTTCAAGGACATGCCGCATGTCCATGTCGACTGGGCCATGCGCTACGGCCAGCCGGCAATCCAGGCCAAGATGAACGAGATGCAGAAGGCCGGCTGCGAGAAAATCCTGCTCTTCCCGCTCTATCCGCAATATGCGGCCGCCACCACCGCCACCGTCAATGACGAGGCTTTCAAGGCGCTTCTGAAGATGCGCTGGCAGCCGGCGCTGCGCACCGTGCCGCGATATCATGACGATCCGGTCTATATCGATGCTCTCGCATGTTCCATCGAACAGCATCTGGCGAGCCTCGACTGGGAGCCGGAAATCGTGCTGACTTCCTATCACGGCATTCCGCAATCCTATTTCAGGAAGGGCGATCCCTATCACTGCCAGTGTTACAAGACGACGCGCCTGCTGCGCGACCGGCTGGGCTGGCCCAAGGAGAGGCTGATGGTCACCTTCCAGTCGCGCTTCGGGCCGGAGGAATGGCTGCAGCCCTATACGGACAAGACCGTGGAAAAGCTGGCCAAGGAGGGGACCAGGCGCATCGCCGTCCTCAATCCCGGCTTCGTCTCCGACTGCCTGGAAACGCTGGAGGAGATTGCCGAGGAAGCGGGCGAGGATTTCCTCCACAATGGCGGCGAGAAGTTCACCCATATTCCCTGTCTGAACGACAGTGCCGACGGCATGCGGGTGCTCGAGCACATCACGCGCCGCGAACTCATGGGCTGGATCTAGAGCGGGTCCAGCAAAGGTGCGTCAGCGGTTTTGGCCGGCCAATGCAGGTCTGCTTAGACCCGACGATTCGAAGAGGACTCGTCTCGTCGGGCTGTTCGTTAGTGTCGACCCGACGCTTTCCACGGGTTTTTGCGAAGGCCGGGTCGCTCCGTCAGGATGCCCCCTTCGCCGGACGTGTTGCAGGAAATCTGATCACAGCGCCGGCCGGAAGCCATCGCCGCCCCAGGCATGGCGTCTGCGCGGCTGCGGCGGCGGCGGCGCATAGTGGCGGGCAAGGGCCAGAAGCGCGGTGCGCAGCATGAGCTTTGCCGAGCGGACCGGCCAGCCGCGTTCCCGCTCCACCAGCTCCAGCCCCTTGCCGAAGCAGCAGACATCAAGCGCCACGCCGGAAAGCTCCGGTCCCATGGCCTCGATCGCCTGGCCGACGCGTCGCCTGGCGGCCGCCGCACTCTCCGTCAGATCCGCCATGCCGCCTCTCTCGCCTTTCTGGCGCGCGTTGAGGCGCGGCTCCCAGCAGGCCGTGACCCGCGGCTGCAGCGCGGCCCGCTGAAAATCCGCTGCCAGGCGTTCGGCCGCCTCCACCGCCGCCTGCGGCAGGAAGGCGTCGCCGGAGCGGTCCTTCAGCTTCAGCAGCGGGCCGAGCGGCGATTCGTTCAGGTTGCGGCTGACCATTTGCCGGTCGCCTTCGACCTCGCATTGCTCTTGCACCAGAATGCGGTGCTGATCGCCAAAGTCCGTCTCCTTTGCCACCTGCAGGGCGCGGCGCAAATGGCTGGCCGTTTCCGCCGTGGCCCAGAGCGTCTCCTCCCGGCGCAGGATGAGCCCGGAGGAGAGCGCGGCATTCAGCAGCCTGTCGGGCACGATGCGCGGCGGGCCGGGCTGGACGAGCCGCCAGCTGCCCTCCTCTGCCGGTTCGATGGCGCAGGGCGCTTTCACGACGGCCCGCAGCAGGGCAAGCAGGGCGGCGGAGCCGGGCCCCCTGGTTGACGATTGACCATGCTTCGCCGTGCCCCCGTTCGCCGCCGGGCCTGCTCTGTCTTTTTTCGCCGCATCGGGACGGCGCGTACCGGAGCTTCGTCCTTTCGTCATGACCGATCTCCCGCAGCCTTCGCCTCCGCCGGGACAAAGACAGTGCTGACGATCTTTTCGATGCAGCAGACAAAGGCATCGAAGGGCTCGCTGTCGCGGCGGTCCTCGATCCTGCGGCAGGAATGGCTGACGGTGGTGCGGTCGCGCCCGAAGGCCCGGCCGATCTCGGTCATGGGGATGCTGAGGGCGACATGGCAGACATACATGGAGACCTGCTGGACATGGCAGAGCATGCGCCGCCGGTCACGCCGCTGAAGCTCGCGCTCTCCCAACAGCTCCATCACTTGCTGGACGACATCGCGCACCATGCGGCATACCTGGATAAGCGGAAGGCCTGCCGGCGCGATATAGGGTGTGGCAGACGGCACCCCGTCATGAAGATGACCGGCCAGTGTCGCGTCTTGGTTCGATTTCAGATCAAAGGACATGAACAACCCCTGCGTTATAGGAATTATTTCATACACCTTAAATCAAGAGCGGGGATAAGGAAAGCCGGAGCTGGCTGTGGGACAGTTGAAAAACGCCAAGGAAATCAAGGGAGCGGTCGACGCAACTAGGATTATTTTCATTATTTCTGTGCACGCCCCGCAGAAACGAGATCGCCGGAGGGGATGCTTGTGATCCCTTTCCGGCGATGTCATGCAGCGTGATGCGGTCCTGTTTCCAAGCAGACTTGCTTTGGCCTGCCAACGCTTCGTCCGCTCGGTCTATCGTTTTGGCGCAGGTTCCGATCGGAAAACCGTGAGACACGTTTCCGGAACCTGCTCAGGTCGTCGGGGCCAGTGAAAACCCGTTCGCCGATCCCGCTCTTCCTATCTGTGACGCCTGACTTCGGCGCCTTACTGTGACGCCTTACTTGGCGCCGCGCTTGCGGCGCTGGCCGAGGCCCATCTCCTTGGCCAGGCGAGAACGGGCCTGGGCATAGGCAGGAGCGACCATTGGATAGTCAGCCGGCAGACCCCATTTCTCGCGGTATTCTTCCGGAGTCATGTTGTAATGGGTCATCAGGTGGCGCTTGAGCGACTTGAACTTCATGCCGTCTTCAAGGCAGATCAGGTAATCGTCTTCAATGGACTTGCGGATCGGAACAGGCGGCTTCGGCTTTTCGACCGCGGTCGGTGCAGGCGCGGGCGAGGTCGTGTTGCTGAGTGCGTTGTGGACATCGGCGATGAGACTCGACAGATCGCCAACGGGAACAACATGGTTGCTGACATAGGCTGCGACGATGTCGGCGGTCAATTCCACCAACAGATCGGGCGCCATGCCGGCGACGGGTTCAGTCATCTGGTATCTCCTGTTGCGTTCAAAGACAGGCCCAGAAGGACCCGCCCGGCGTAGAGCAGGACCTTTTTTCACCCACCTCGTCCCGTTTTCGCGCAGGAAAGCTGGATCCACCCCTAGATCCAGCCGGAACGCAAGGCCGACAGAAAAAGGAGATACAGGTTTTAGGACTGATATCTTACCAATTCTTACCGCTCTTCTAACAGGTTAGAAAGGCGCACTTGGAAGGGAATCATGGCCGCGACCAGTATCAAAGCTCTACTATAATGCGATTAACATTCCTCTTCAGAAAGTCAAAATATAATTTGTATGGATTTAACCGTTCATTCGCGGAAGCGGGCTGCTGCTAGTCGTGCCTAGACTGCAGTGATAAAGGCAGGACCAATAATTTGTCCGCAAAACGGCATTAATCAAGGGGTCTGTCGCGGCGCAATTCGTCAATCACCGTCGTTTCATGCAGACGGTAGCCGACCTGATGGGCCGCCTTGGCCAGAAGATGTGCCGAAATGGGTGCCGTCAGGATGAAGAAGAGGAAGCCCGCCAGCGCCCGAGACAGGATGGAGAGGTCACTGGCATGCAGGCCGGCCGCCAGGAGCAGCAGGCCCGAGCCCACCGTTCCGGCCTTCGATGCGGCATGCATGCGGGTAAAGACATCGGGCAGCCGCAGGAGGCCGATCGAGGCAATCAGCGCGAAGGAGGATCCTGCGACCAGGATTATGGCGGTAACAATGGCGATCACGCTGGTCATCCTTTCACATCCTTCGCACCCGCTTTGACCGGCGTCGCGCCCCCGGAGAGCGCCTTGCCGGGATGCGGCCTATCCTCCATGGCACCCTCCTCGTCGGCCGTTCTGCGCGACAGGATGAAGCGCGCGAAGGCAACGGTTGCCAGGAAGCCGACGAGGCCGAGCGCAATCGCCACATCGATATACAGGGTGAAGCCGGTCTTTACCGCAATCACGGCGATGAAGCCGATGGCAATGCCCACCAGCATGTCCAGCGCCACCACCCGGTCGGCCAGTGTCGGCCCGGCAATCACCCGGCAGGCGGTTGCCAGGAACGACAGAAGCAGCAGGACGAGCGCCAGCCAGATGGCGCCTTGCAGAATGGTCTCGGCAGTCATCAGCGGAAAGCCTCCATGATCTTGCGTTCGAAGCCTTCGGCAATATCGCGCCGCGTACCCTCGACATCGGAGCAATCAATGGCGTGAACATAAAGAAACCGCCGGTCTTCCGACACATCCACCGACAGCGTTCCAGGCGTCAGCGTGATGAGATTGGCCAGCAAGGTGATCTCGAAATCGCGGTCCACCGTCAGCGGAAAGGCGAAGATGCCGGGCTTGATGGCCAGCCTCGGCCGCGTCACCAGCACCGCCACCTTCCAGGCCGACAAAGCAAGCTCCTTGAAGAACAGGATGGTGAGCGAGGCGATGCGGCCAATGCGGCCGAGATAGCTGACGCCGTGCGCCTGTTCGCGGATGAGCCCGATGGCGAGCGCGGCGACGAGAAAGCCGAAGAGGAAGTTGAGGAAGGTCGCGCTGCCGCTGACGGCAACCCACACGACCGCGAAGAGCACGTTCATGGTGAATGCGGTCATGGCGCAGGTCCTTGCGGAAAGACGGACTGGATATAGGCCGCGGGATTGACCAGGCCTTCGGCAGCGCTTTGCGACAGGCTGAGCGGCAGCTCCGGAAACAGGCCGAACACGGTGATGATGGCGATCAGGGCAAAGAGCGGCCAGGTCTCGGCGGGCGTGCTGCGCAGGGCAGCGGCCGGTGCCGCGGCGGCGTCCCCGCCAAGCTGTGACCGGACCTGCGCCCGCGCCTCTGGCTGTGCCACCGCCTCTGGCTGTGTCATCGCCGCTGGCTGTGTCATCGCCCCTGGCTGTGTCATCGCCCCTGGCTGTGCCAGTGGCAGGGCCTGCGCCGGACGCCAATAGGCAAACAGGAAGACCCGGGCGAGCGCGATGGTCGTCAGGAAGCCGGAGAGCAGGATGGCGGCCGCCAGCCACCAGGCGCCGATATCGAGCGAGGCCTTGACCAGCATGATCTTCGGCCACAGCCCAGAAAAGGGTGGCAGGCCGGAGACAGCCAGGAAAAGCGCCAGCGAGGCGAAGGCAAAGCCGGGCGCCAGCCGGTAGATCCCGCCGCCCTTGGTCAGGCTGACACTGCCGGAAATGGCGGCGGCGCGACCAAAGACGAGATAGAGCGCCGTCATCGCCAGAATGGAATGGAGCGCGTAGAGCAGAGCGCCGGTCAGGCCCGCCACCGTTCCGACGGCGATGCCGGCCAGCATGTTGCCGATGCCGACGATCACCGCATAGCCGGCCACACGGCGGATATCGTCCTGCGCCAGCATGCCAAGCGCCGCGATGATGAGAGTCAGCGCCGCCAGCACGCCGATCAGCAGGCTCAATTCCTCGCGCTGCAGCGGAAACAGCATCACCATGACCCGCATCAGGGCATAGATGCCGACCTTGGTCAGCAGCCCGCCGAACAGGGCGGAGACCGTGATCCGCGGCGTGTGATAGGAGGCCGGCAGCCAGAAATTGACCGGAAAGGATGCAGCCTTCATCGCAAAGGCCAGCACGAACAGCGCCGAAAGCGTCATCAGCGGCGCGCCTTCGATCTCGCGGGCCCGCAGCGCGATATCCGCCATGTTGAGCGTGCCGAACACGCCGTAGAGATAGCCGACGGCGATCAGGAACAGGGTGGTGCCGATGAGGTTCAGGATCGCATATTTCAGCGCGCCGTCGATCTGCTCCCGCTCCGAGCCCAGCACCAGCAGGCCGAAGGAGGAAATCAGCAGCACTTCGAACCAGACATAGAGGTTGAAGATATCGCCGGTCAGGAAGGCGCCCGAGACACCGGCCATCAGCAGCATCAGGAACGGAAAGAAGCCGTAGCGCCGGCCGCTGGCATTGATGTCCTTCAAGGCGCCTATGCCGGCGGCAAGCGCCACCAGCCCGGCCGCAAAGCACATCAGCGCGCCGAACAGGTCGACGGTGAAGGCAATGCCGAAAGGTGGCAGCCAGCGCCCCATGGTCATCGTCACCGGCCCGCCGGCAACGACCTTCACGAGCAGGGCGAAATCGACGAGCAGGAGGAGCACGAGCGCGGGGATCGCGATCCAGCCATGCAGGTGGATGCGATGGCGCACGGTCATCAGGACCGCACCGGCGCAGATCATCAGCGCCGGCGGCAGGATGACGAGCCAGTCGCCGAGGGTGGACGGCGCCATGACGAAGGCGGCGGAGAGATCAACAGGGATCGAGGACGGTGCGGCCATGATGTCTCGTCTTCTCAGTAGCCGCCGGGCGGCAAGGGATCATTCTTCGGCTCCGCCAGACGCATTTCGTCGGTATCGTCGGTGCCCAGTTCCTGGAAGGCGCGATAGGTGAGCACCAGAAGGAAGGCGAAGAATGAAAAGGAAATCACGATGGCGGTCAGGATCAGCGCCTGCGGCAGCGGATTGGCGGCGCCCGAAGGCAGCGTCGTCATGCTGGCGCCGATGATCGGCGGCACTTCCCGCGTCAGCCGGCCGGCGGTGAAGATCAGCAGATTGACGGCATTGCCGAGGATGACGATGCCGAGCAGCATACGCACCGTATGGCGGGACAGGATCAGATAGACGGCGGCAGCGAAGAAGGCGCCGACCAGAAGGGCGAGGATCGTTTCCATCAGTCGTCATCCCTTTCTTCCAGCGCCAGCGCAATCGAGGTGATGGAGCCGACGACGACGAGATAGACGCCGACATCGAAGGACATCACCGTCGCCAGCGGCACTTCCACCCCGAAGACGGCAGGGTAGATCCAGAGGCCGGTCATGAAGGGCACGCCGAACAGGACCGAGATCATGCCGGACAGCGCCGCAAGCAGAAGGCCGGCGCCGGCAATCGACATGGGATGGAAGACGATCGCCCGCCGCACCGCCGCCACGCCATAGGCAATGCCGTAGATGGCGAAGGCCGAGGCGGCGATCAGCCCGCCGATGAAGCCGCCGCCGGGTTCATTATGCCCGCGCAGCAGCACGAAAATCGAGAAGATGATCATCAGCGCCGTGAGGAAGGGCGCTACCGTGCGAAAGATCAGCGTGTTCATGGCCGGCTCCCTCCATTGCCGTCGGGATTGTTGTCGGCCGGCTTCAGCGGCCCGCCCGCCCTGACGCGGATGAGCGCCAGGATGGCAAGGCCGGTGATCATCACGACCGCGATCTCGCCCAGCGTATCCGTGCCGCGGAAGTCGACGATGATGACATTCACCACATTGGCGCCATGGGCGATGATCTTGGAATGCGCGTTGAAGAATTCGGTCAGGGCATTGTTGAACGCGCCCTCGGTCGATTTCATCAGAAGCAGGGCAAAGCCGATACCGCAGGCAATGGCGATGCTGGCATCGAGCAGTCGCTGACCCATGGGGCGGTGGTCGGAGGGCGCAAGCCGCAGGCGCGTCATGACCAGCGCCAGGATGACCACCGACAGTGTCTCGACCATGAACTGGGTGAAGGAAAGATCCGGCGCGCCGAACAGAAGGAAAAGCACGGCGACAGCAAAGCCCTGGATCCCCAGCGCGGCGATCGCCGTCAGCCGGTTCTTGGCGGTCAGCACGGCGAAAATGCCGAGGAGGCCGAGAGCGACGAAAGCCCATTCATGGATCAAGACATCCTTGGGAAAGGTCGGCCAGGCGGGCAGTTCACCATAGACGACGGGCGGCACCAGCAGCGTCAGCGCAATGAAGATGAAGGTCGCCGTCACATAGATTTCCATGCGGCCCGGCTGCGTCAGGCGGGTCACCGCGACGGCCAGGCGCACGAGGCCGCGGATCAGTGCATCGAAGGCCTTGTCCGGGCCAGGGCCGATCGAATCCAGGACATGCGTCATCGCCGCCCTTACCCGTGCGATCTGCAGGTAGACGAGAATGCCGAAAGCCACGGTGACGACCGACAGAAGAAGCGGCATGCCGAGATGCGGCAGGGTCGAGATCGTGACCTCGCTTGGCACGCCCTTGACCGCGCTCGTCATCGGCGACGAGATGAACCTGTGGGCAAGGCCGGAGAAGAGGCCGCCGAAGAGGCCGAGCACGGCCAGCACGCAGGGGCCGAGCGTGAGCAGGATCGGCCCTTCATGGGCATGTTTCGGCGTCTCGACCGGCTTTCCGAGAAAGGGCTTCAGCGCCACGGCAAAGGCGGCGGCAAACATCAGGCCATTGCCGATGATGGCCACCAGCGTGAAGAGGATGGAGCGCAGATTGCCGCCGGCCAAAGCGTAATAGATCTCCTCCTTGGCGAGAAAGCCGAAGAAGAGCGGCAATCCGCCCATGGACAGCGCCGAAAGGACTGCTGCGGCGAAGGCTACCGGCATCAGGCGCGAAAGCCCGCCAAGGCGGGTCAGATCGCGCGTCCCCGCCTCGTGGTCGATAATGCCGGCGATCATGAAGAGGGCGCCCTTGAACAGCGAATGGGCGACCAGATAGAGCACCGCCGCGGCAATCGCATGCTCCGAGCCGAAGCCCGTCAGCATGACCAGAAGGCCAAGCGAGGCCATGGTCGTATAAGCGAGCATCAGTTTCAGATCCGTCTGGCGCAGCGACAGAAGCGTGCCGACGATGAGCGTGATGCCGCCGAAGAAAGGCAGGAGGATTTCCCAGGCAGGCGTATCGCCCAGCGCCGGATTGAGGCGCATCAGGAGGTAGACGCCGGCTTTCACCATGGTCGCGGAATGAAGATAGGCCGATACGGGGGTCGGCGCCTCCATGGCATTCGGCAGCCAGGCATGGAAGGGAAATTGCGCGGATTTGGTGAAGCAGCCGCCCAGCACCAGCAGCAGGGTCGCCAGGTAGAAGGGGCTGGCGCGCAGGGCATCGCCCATATGGATGATCAGCGACAGCTGCGTCACGCCGGTGATGTTCCACAGGAAGATCAGCCCTGCCAGGAGCAGCAGCCCGCCGCCGCCGGTGATCACGAGCGCCTGCAGCGCCGAGCGTCTTGCCGCGGCGCGCTCGTGGTCGAAACCGATCAGCAGGAAGGAGGTGATCGAGGTCAGCTCCCAGTAGACGAAGAGCATCAGGAAGCTGTCGGACAGGACGAGGCCGAGCATGGCGCCCATGAAGAGCAGGATGAAACAGAAGAAGCGGCCCTGCTGCGGATGGCCCTTCATATAGCCGCCGGCATAAAGCACGATCAGCGTGCCGATGCCGGTGATCAGCAGGGCGAAGGTGAGCGACAGGCCATCGATGAACCAGGAAAAGGAGAGGTTGAAGCTCGGCACCCACACATAGCCGCCGGTGACCACCTCGCCGGCCGCAATCTCGGGGAGGAAACCGGCGAAATGGGCGAAGGAGAAGGCCGGCGCGAGCGAAAGCAGCCAGGCGGCCTTATGCGACAAGTGCCGCGTTGCAAAGGGTGCAAGGCCGGCAGCGATGAATGGCAGGAAAAGACACAATAAGGTCATCGATCTCGTCCCGGCCTTCCGGCTGCGCAGTATCGCATTCTGTACAACTCCCCCTCATCAAAATGTCACGACCGCGAATTGTTTACGGCATCAAATCCCCGGGCTCAACGTTGCTGAACAGGAAATCGACCTGCAGATGGCTTTTTCCGCCGAAGATGAATTCCTATTTACGCAGAAACGGAAAGGATCAACCAATGTCGGGCACGATCACGAAGAAGGTGAACAAAAGTGATGCCGAATGGCGCGAGCAGCTGACGCCGGAGCAATATCGCATCCTGCGGCAGGCGGGCACCGAGCGCGCCTTTACCGGCCCTTACTGGGATAACAAGCAGGCCGGCATCTATCGCTGCGCCGGCTGCGACACGGCGCTGTTCGTTTCGGATACGAAATTCGATTCCGGCTGCGGCTGGCCGAGCTATTTCGAACCTGTGAGCCCGGGCGTCGTGACCGAACGACGCGACACGACGCATGGCATGCTGCGCACCGAAATCCGCTGCGCCACCTGCGACGGTCATCTCGGCCATGTGTTTCCGGATGGTCCGAAGCCGACCGGCCTGCGCTATTGCATCAATGGCTATGCCATGGTGTTCGAACCGGCCTGACCTTGCATGGCGACGCGCAGCCTCGGACAGGCTGCGCGCATCCCGGCGATCCGTGGATCATCAGGCAGGCATAGGCCGAGCATTACCCGGGCAGATGCGGCAGGGTCTTGCGTTCGGGAAAGAGTTCTTCGGCAATGGTCATGACGATCAGCGACAGCGGCAGCGCCAGCATGGCGCCGACAGCGCCCCACATCCAGGTCCAGAACAAAATGGCGACGAAGACCAGGAAGGGATTTATCTCCCATTGACGGCCCATGACCGCCGGAAAGGCCAGGTTTTCCATGACCAGATGGATGACGAAGAAGATGATGGCCGGCAGAAGGCCCAGCATCAGCGTGTCATGAGTCAGGATCCCGGCGACGGCCACCGCGAAGGTCATCAGGGTAATGCCCAGGAAGGGGATGAAGCTGGAAATGAAGGCGAAGACGCCCCACAGGACCGGCATGGGCAGGCCGCCGAGATAGGCGATCAGCGTCATCACCAGGCCGAGACCGGCATACATCAGGCTGGCCGTGGCGAAATAATAGCCAAGCACTTCCTCGATCGCATTCATGATGCGGATGGTGAGCAGCCTTTGCCGCCGCGTGGGAAAGGCCATGATCAAGGTGCGGCGCAGCCGCAGACGTCCGTAGAGGAACAGCAGCAGGCCGGCAAAGAAGATCAGGCCCTGCGCTATGGCGGGCGTCAGACTGACGGAGAGCACGCTCAGCACATTGCCGCTGTTTTCGATCAGCTTCTCCATCGACATCGGGCCGCTCTGGAAGGTGGCGGGGCTGATATTGAGCCAGTGATGATCCGCCAGGAAGCCGGTGACACGTCCCAATATGTCTTCCAGCACCCGCGGACCGTCGCTGATCAGCATGGACAGCGGGCCGATCAGCGCATTGATCAGCAGGAAGACGATCAGCATGACCAGGCCGGAGAGAATGAGCGCGATGCCGAAGCGCGGAATGCCCATCTCGCCCATCCGGTCGGCAACCATGCCGAGGATCATGCCGACGACGAGCGCCAGCGCGACGGGCTTCAGGATGAGCGACAATTGCTCGACGATCGCCATGCTGACGATCAGGAACAGGCCGATCACGGCCCAGGCCTTGGCGATTTCCAGCGCCTCGCGGCCGAGCGGCATGAACTCGGTCGCATCTCCATAGACGGCAACCTCCTCCTGGCGCGCGCCCTCATGTTCGATGACGCGGCGCTTGGTGCGGCCGTTGCGGCTATGGGTTGAGGACATGGATGGCTGCTCTCCTGATCGACCACATCAACGCCCCAGGCAGCCGGCGGTTCCACAGGATCGGACGGCG is a window encoding:
- a CDS encoding Na+/H+ antiporter subunit C; translated protein: METILALLVGAFFAAAVYLILSRHTVRMLLGIVILGNAVNLLIFTAGRLTREVPPIIGASMTTLPSGAANPLPQALILTAIVISFSFFAFLLVLTYRAFQELGTDDTDEMRLAEPKNDPLPPGGY
- a CDS encoding Na+/H+ antiporter subunit D, which translates into the protein MAAPSSIPVDLSAAFVMAPSTLGDWLVILPPALMICAGAVLMTVRHRIHLHGWIAIPALVLLLLVDFALLVKVVAGGPVTMTMGRWLPPFGIAFTVDLFGALMCFAAGLVALAAGIGALKDINASGRRYGFFPFLMLLMAGVSGAFLTGDIFNLYVWFEVLLISSFGLLVLGSEREQIDGALKYAILNLIGTTLFLIAVGYLYGVFGTLNMADIALRAREIEGAPLMTLSALFVLAFAMKAASFPVNFWLPASYHTPRITVSALFGGLLTKVGIYALMRVMVMLFPLQREELSLLIGVLAALTLIIAALGMLAQDDIRRVAGYAVIVGIGNMLAGIAVGTVAGLTGALLYALHSILAMTALYLVFGRAAAISGSVSLTKGGGIYRLAPGFAFASLALFLAVSGLPPFSGLWPKIMLVKASLDIGAWWLAAAILLSGFLTTIALARVFLFAYWRPAQALPLAQPGAMTQPGAMTQPAAMTQPEAVAQPEARAQVRSQLGGDAAAAPAAALRSTPAETWPLFALIAIITVFGLFPELPLSLSQSAAEGLVNPAAYIQSVFPQGPAP
- a CDS encoding AI-2E family transporter, which codes for MSSTHSRNGRTKRRVIEHEGARQEEVAVYGDATEFMPLGREALEIAKAWAVIGLFLIVSMAIVEQLSLILKPVALALVVGMILGMVADRMGEMGIPRFGIALILSGLVMLIVFLLINALIGPLSMLISDGPRVLEDILGRVTGFLADHHWLNISPATFQSGPMSMEKLIENSGNVLSVLSVSLTPAIAQGLIFFAGLLLFLYGRLRLRRTLIMAFPTRRQRLLTIRIMNAIEEVLGYYFATASLMYAGLGLVMTLIAYLGGLPMPVLWGVFAFISSFIPFLGITLMTFAVAVAGILTHDTLMLGLLPAIIFFVIHLVMENLAFPAVMGRQWEINPFLVFVAILFWTWMWGAVGAMLALPLSLIVMTIAEELFPERKTLPHLPG
- a CDS encoding putative monovalent cation/H+ antiporter subunit A, producing the protein MTLLCLFLPFIAAGLAPFATRHLSHKAAWLLSLAPAFSFAHFAGFLPEIAAGEVVTGGYVWVPSFNLSFSWFIDGLSLTFALLITGIGTLIVLYAGGYMKGHPQQGRFFCFILLFMGAMLGLVLSDSFLMLFVYWELTSITSFLLIGFDHERAAARRSALQALVITGGGGLLLLAGLIFLWNITGVTQLSLIIHMGDALRASPFYLATLLLVLGGCFTKSAQFPFHAWLPNAMEAPTPVSAYLHSATMVKAGVYLLMRLNPALGDTPAWEILLPFFGGITLIVGTLLSLRQTDLKLMLAYTTMASLGLLVMLTGFGSEHAIAAAVLYLVAHSLFKGALFMIAGIIDHEAGTRDLTRLGGLSRLMPVAFAAAVLSALSMGGLPLFFGFLAKEEIYYALAGGNLRSILFTLVAIIGNGLMFAAAFAVALKPFLGKPVETPKHAHEGPILLTLGPCVLAVLGLFGGLFSGLAHRFISSPMTSAVKGVPSEVTISTLPHLGMPLLLSVVTVAFGILVYLQIARVRAAMTHVLDSIGPGPDKAFDALIRGLVRLAVAVTRLTQPGRMEIYVTATFIFIALTLLVPPVVYGELPAWPTFPKDVLIHEWAFVALGLLGIFAVLTAKNRLTAIAALGIQGFAVAVLFLLFGAPDLSFTQFMVETLSVVILALVMTRLRLAPSDHRPMGQRLLDASIAIACGIGFALLLMKSTEGAFNNALTEFFNAHSKIIAHGANVVNVIIVDFRGTDTLGEIAVVMITGLAILALIRVRAGGPLKPADNNPDGNGGSRP
- a CDS encoding Na+/H+ antiporter subunit B, translating into MNTLIFRTVAPFLTALMIIFSIFVLLRGHNEPGGGFIGGLIAASAFAIYGIAYGVAAVRRAIVFHPMSIAGAGLLLAALSGMISVLFGVPFMTGLWIYPAVFGVEVPLATVMSFDVGVYLVVVGSITSIALALEERDDD
- the msrB gene encoding peptide-methionine (R)-S-oxide reductase MsrB, with amino-acid sequence MSGTITKKVNKSDAEWREQLTPEQYRILRQAGTERAFTGPYWDNKQAGIYRCAGCDTALFVSDTKFDSGCGWPSYFEPVSPGVVTERRDTTHGMLRTEIRCATCDGHLGHVFPDGPKPTGLRYCINGYAMVFEPA